One region of Marispirochaeta aestuarii genomic DNA includes:
- a CDS encoding ATP-binding cassette domain-containing protein produces MPDSGGSIRARNIHKYFNHGEVKALDGAGINLRRGEIHGLLGENGSGKTTLVRCIAGMTRPDSGEILMDGIPAARHNRSKVSGKIAYIPQHPRLVPSLTVQEFLHLGMNPAGQGRDEAAGKIRRISERLRIDLPLATRGNRVPANLVTATMIVEALLKAPDFLILDEPSTSFTPLETENLFSLLQELAAEGMGILIVSHKIREVRQLAHRLTLLRKGKSIAETEARDLSLEEISRILMGTGDRAAELTPSSPGGICLEVRNLSKRSRESFIRNISFSLRRGEILALSGIRENGLDCLERILNASVQPDSGEILMAGGTPYPREPERIKMAGIAMVPSDRLESGAALGLPVMENAAVLVRKELSRYGILGEKKKESYTRELLSEYGISAHPRSLTSALSGGMLQRLILGREILSASGLVILCEPAWGLDVKGRLEVYQRILSLRDRGAGILLLASDIDEVLEIADRLLVLYNGEITAGFQRDQFDHGRIGEAMLGICGTGDGK; encoded by the coding sequence ATGCCGGACAGCGGAGGATCCATCAGGGCCCGGAACATACACAAATATTTTAACCACGGAGAGGTAAAGGCCCTCGACGGAGCCGGCATCAATCTGCGGCGGGGAGAGATCCACGGGCTTCTGGGGGAGAACGGATCGGGAAAGACCACCCTGGTGCGCTGTATCGCCGGGATGACCCGGCCCGACTCCGGGGAGATTCTGATGGACGGTATTCCAGCTGCCCGGCACAACCGGTCCAAAGTAAGCGGGAAGATCGCCTATATTCCCCAGCACCCCCGGCTGGTCCCCTCCCTGACGGTACAGGAGTTCCTGCACCTGGGGATGAACCCGGCAGGACAGGGACGGGATGAAGCAGCGGGAAAAATCAGGAGGATATCCGAAAGGCTCAGGATCGATCTTCCCCTGGCAACCCGGGGAAACCGGGTACCTGCCAACCTGGTCACTGCGACAATGATTGTCGAAGCCCTGCTGAAGGCCCCGGATTTTCTGATCCTCGATGAACCCTCCACTTCCTTTACCCCCCTGGAGACGGAGAACCTTTTTTCCCTTTTACAGGAACTCGCCGCGGAGGGTATGGGCATTTTGATAGTCTCCCATAAAATCCGGGAAGTCCGGCAGCTCGCCCACCGGCTTACCCTGCTGCGAAAGGGGAAGAGTATAGCCGAAACCGAGGCAAGAGATCTCTCCCTGGAAGAGATATCCCGGATACTCATGGGAACCGGCGACAGGGCTGCTGAACTGACCCCTTCCAGTCCCGGGGGGATCTGCCTGGAAGTCCGGAATCTTTCAAAGAGGTCCCGGGAGAGCTTTATCCGGAACATCTCCTTCAGCCTCCGCAGGGGTGAGATTCTTGCCCTCTCGGGCATCCGGGAGAACGGTCTGGACTGCCTGGAGAGGATACTCAACGCCTCCGTTCAACCCGACTCCGGAGAGATCCTCATGGCAGGGGGAACACCCTACCCCCGGGAACCGGAAAGGATAAAAATGGCCGGAATAGCCATGGTACCCTCCGACCGGCTGGAGAGCGGGGCCGCCCTGGGGCTTCCGGTCATGGAAAACGCCGCTGTGCTGGTCCGGAAGGAACTGAGCCGTTACGGTATACTGGGAGAAAAGAAAAAAGAGAGCTATACCCGGGAGCTACTTTCCGAATACGGAATTTCTGCTCATCCCCGGTCACTGACCTCCGCCCTCTCCGGGGGAATGCTGCAGCGTCTTATTCTGGGCCGGGAAATCCTTTCGGCTTCCGGCCTGGTCATTCTCTGCGAACCGGCCTGGGGGCTCGATGTCAAGGGCAGACTGGAGGTCTATCAGCGGATACTGAGTCTGCGGGACAGGGGTGCGGGGATTCTGCTTCTTGCCAGCGATATCGACGAGGTCCTGGAAATCGCCGACCGCCTGCTGGTCCTCTATAACGGAGAGATCACCGCCGGCTTTCAGCGTGACCAGTTTGATCACGGCAGGATCGGCGAGGCAATGCTGGGGATCTGCGGGACAGGAGACGGGAAGTGA
- a CDS encoding BMP family ABC transporter substrate-binding protein, with amino-acid sequence MNRVLQGKLNFSVPGITRFAVLLFVVAGFLFLSSCSPKEAQTEEAQQEAPGAVGSIAVFVPGVVAGSPTYEMMVEGVEAAARGKSGVEVSVVEGGFNQGEWLTKLSSLAASGRYDLIVTSNPAMPEICAEVSRSYPEARFLVLDGHIEGNPSIFTFRFNQREQGYLAGYFAGLVAREKQAEGTVKVGLIAGQEYPEMLRSIRPGYQQGAEAAAGTAELDFRVVGNWYDAGKGSELAGDMFRSGVNVILAIAGGANQGVISAAQEAGKGVIWFDSSGYDVAPGTVIGSTRIYLDRAAREMTLKAIEGELPFGSAESVGIAEGYITFITDHPAYTENLSQELREKLENHLEELKNGSVKVQE; translated from the coding sequence ATGAACCGCGTATTACAAGGCAAACTCAATTTCTCTGTACCGGGGATTACCCGTTTTGCAGTACTCCTTTTTGTGGTGGCAGGTTTTCTCTTCCTCAGTTCCTGCAGTCCGAAGGAGGCTCAGACGGAAGAAGCACAACAGGAGGCCCCCGGGGCAGTCGGCTCCATAGCGGTTTTCGTCCCCGGGGTAGTGGCCGGAAGCCCTACCTACGAGATGATGGTCGAAGGAGTCGAGGCGGCAGCCCGGGGAAAATCCGGTGTGGAAGTTTCGGTTGTCGAAGGCGGATTCAATCAGGGAGAATGGTTAACGAAGCTGAGCTCCCTGGCAGCTTCCGGCCGCTACGACCTCATCGTTACTTCGAACCCTGCGATGCCGGAGATCTGTGCAGAGGTCTCAAGGTCCTACCCTGAAGCCCGCTTCCTGGTCCTGGACGGACACATCGAAGGGAATCCCTCGATCTTCACCTTCCGTTTCAACCAGCGGGAACAGGGGTATCTCGCCGGCTATTTCGCGGGCCTCGTGGCCAGAGAGAAGCAGGCGGAAGGGACTGTAAAAGTCGGCCTCATTGCAGGTCAGGAGTATCCGGAGATGCTCCGCTCGATCCGGCCGGGCTATCAGCAGGGCGCTGAGGCAGCGGCAGGGACTGCAGAGCTTGATTTCCGGGTTGTGGGAAACTGGTACGACGCAGGGAAGGGCTCCGAACTTGCCGGAGATATGTTCCGTTCCGGAGTCAATGTGATCCTGGCCATCGCCGGCGGGGCGAACCAGGGGGTGATCTCGGCGGCACAGGAGGCAGGAAAGGGAGTAATCTGGTTCGACTCCTCAGGCTACGATGTCGCCCCCGGTACCGTTATCGGCAGCACTCGAATTTACCTGGATCGGGCGGCCCGGGAGATGACCCTCAAGGCCATTGAGGGGGAACTCCCCTTCGGCTCAGCGGAATCCGTGGGGATAGCCGAGGGATATATTACTTTCATCACCGATCACCCCGCCTACACCGAAAACTTAAGCCAAGAGCTGCGGGAGAAGCTCGAGAATCATCTTGAGGAGCTCAAGAACGGTTCGGTGAAGGTACAGGAATAG